The nucleotide window atcggatttttttctctctttttttgatacctacattaaaaaaaattgcaaaattctacgccccctaaatttgccgccatgggccgcggcccatgtggccatccccttaatttGGCCCTATTAAGTTGATACAAAATTTGACTTCTTAAATTATGAACAAATTTGCGACAGGAATATATATTTGttgtgtttttgaaaatatgaataactcatgtgaaaaatgtgtttaaGAACATGTCTCTGTTGATTTTACTAACAATTATTGATATCTTTATCCATATTCTTAAACTATAGTGACTTGGAACTGTCATACCCTATCGATCGGTTAAACATATTTGGTCTTTTCTCAGAACAAGTAACGTAACACTTTTCCATGATCACAAAGTTGActacaaaattcattttttgtgacgGATGTGACGATGCAACTTCTGTTGAATAGTTTGCTAATTTTTGCGTgtgattcaaagaaaaattagtgaaattttcagacaaaaatatttatactttcccagaaaaaaaacatttaagagaaacattttcgcaacattgaaatgtagtcacGTCCTCTCATGTGGAAAACGACAATGCTGTGGaattttttgtgtggaaaaatACTTGCAAACACTCCTCTTTTCGGTGCTACCAATATCTCAACTTTAAATATAACCCTGAGAGGTCCGTTTTCCACAAAAACGCTCACATACTTCTATTCCGTCtcccttcatttttcgatgGACCAGTAAGATTTAGCCGACCACATTGTTTCAAGACGAAAGGGGAATagtaaaaaagataaaagagaCACGTATCCTGCCGTGtgaaggtaaaacgccgtatgagtttttagacgttgccatatttccgtcgataaaatacGGATTTATTGGGAatattgtgagtatttttcttcaaaattttcaaacaagttTGTTCGCACtcttatctaaaatatctgaaaatttgagagaaaaatagataTTACTTTCCTCATGAATTCacgttttatccaaggaaaatttggcaactcttgaatattcatagggcgtttttccttagcgcggcagtattctgccgtgctaaggaaaaacgccgtaagaaccttcaggcgttgccaaatttctttcggtaaatcaccaattttcgggaaaatttttaaagatttttttctccaatttttccgatactTTTGTTCTCAGAttcaccgaaagttcctgaaaatttcaaggagaaatattcataactgtcttcaaaattaactattttctgaaacgaaatttggcaactctcgaatgttcatatggcgtttttccttagcgcggtagtaTTGTTCTTCGGCGTTATGATCTTTACTGAGCGTGAAGTATGTGCGAATCCGGAATCCGTGAACATATTTTCAGATATGCGGATTACCTACAGGAGATTTCCCGCTCCCACAAAAAGGGATTCTCCTCATGCGGGAAAACTTCCGCAATTGAGCGCGTGAACGCGCGGGTAATTGCATTACCAGGCAGCTCAGTCCTCCGGGAATCGGGAGATCTCTTTCGACGCGTGGAGAGTGTTCAGCATTCCAATTTTCCCTCGACCGAGGGGGACAAGTCACACGTCGGTGGAGGTAGATTTGAGCGCGTATAATATCAcggattttagaaaaatacatTCATCTCTGAAGGGCTAATATTGAGCGAGTGCGAGTGTTTTAACACTATGCACTGGACCGACGACGTAACCAAAATTAGCCTAACTACATCGGGCGTTAACCAATTCCCTGATGGAcctaattttttccttctttcgtTTAATATGTGACAGAAAATTGTGCGacattttgacttgaaattgtGTGAAAATATTCTTCAAACATTACAGAAAAAGTATGCGAAGTTTCAAGGCGCGTTATATTGACTAGTTTtctggggaaggggggggggggttcccgAAAGGAAACTTAAGGAAGTCGTTGCATTCTATGGATCcggaaattatttgaaatttgaagtctGTTTGGATGAATTTTGAGGCCTCCCTGATGCAatcggcaatcggcatgtaacacatattagcgcctacaagctgcacgaatacttcacgcattgcgccaaacacggtgcggtcggtgcggcgcggcggcgaaaattaaaattatgaaaccaaattttgtgtttgttctttcataatttttccgttcatttcttatgaatggaaggcttcGTCCCTTAGAGATAGGTTTGCGAAACTTGActctcgcgcaaagttccgtgaccttttgccagtagtgttgacagggctttcccaaaaaatgtgttcaacacgagtaaacgcatcttatgcactcctcccccGCCGGCACgtattcacttgatggtttttatcgatgtttcaaaacgaatgagaaggggcggcaaaatacaggcagcccatgggcggcaggtaggaaaatccggccctgctcgggggggcgggggggaggtGACACCactttcaattctaggggggcatgcccccctggaccccccttCGCACGCCCGTGGATCAGGTCCCGCCAAAGACATCACGAAGAGCAGCGAGAAACCTCGAAGATCCGCGACAAAGCGTTCCTAAAATTAAGACGTCATCCATTGTCGCCGCAAACGAAGACGTAACACAAATCATCCCCGCATAAATTCGCACGAAGCGCCGAGCGGCAATCTCAAACCTCCCGTGCGAAAACCGCCATTCAACTCATCTCCCGgttgtaactcaattttaacgtgagccctagaaagcatcgAGTCTCGTTGACACCAGAGCTCACCCCAAAATGGCGTCACACCCGGGAGCCGAGCGGAGCGACGAAACGAGGTGCAAATTCCGCAACCCGCCACGCAGCACTCGGGGATGAAGTGCGTTGATGATTAAATTATACCTATAATTTGTAGCCGGCGGGGCCGGCGGGGGGGTTGAACGGTCGGAAAATGGGGCAGTGATTTGGCTGAAAGGGTGCCGTCGTTTATCCGGCGCATGATTAAATTAGAGACCGCGCCGCATGAATTATTCATTCGCGGGCCCGGAATCCCAGATGCCCCCGAAAGTCGAGACTTCGAGAGTCGTGAGAGTATGAATTAAGTAAAAGTTCGAGCTTCAGCCCGCCCGAATCCGGATTTATACATAATTCCTGCACTTTCCATCCCCAGCCCCCTTTCATCCCCCCACACCCACGCGTCGTCACTTACGGAGCTTCCGCTATTTCGTCAATTCCTCCACTCTCGAGTGAATTATTTTTACCGTTCCTCAGTTTCTTACGCCGCCTTCGCTAACCTCACCGAGTCTCGATTTTAGAGAACTTCATTCGCGCCATCATCTGCGATGAATTATTCTACTTCGTTGCTGTTGAAATGCGCTCGAACTTCTGGATCCGGGCTTTAGCAACTTCAAGGTGGCGAAATTCGATACTACCTCTCACTCTtgagggaggaattttacctgaTGAAGCGAAGGATTCAGGGTCCTCTAATAGGCTGTTGCGTAGGTTGTCAATTATTGTCACCCATGCAAACGGCGGATTTGGAACCCCCCAGGTTATTGATTGCGGAATGGGGTGGAAAAAGTAcggcaatggaccactatacaaggtacgaatttcagcattctgatacatgtttctcaactaaaatttcacgtaaaatacgatgcgcgcaacaaaaattaccgaaatcaactccttccgaagatatttaatgatttttgatgcgtgatttcaaaccacccgctcatgaaaactcattgctctacgtgattcacatcgtgcgctaaaggATATCATGACATTCTCTGCTATATAaagatctggcaacctcaatcttgacgcttaggctcagctgtagcaaattacttatagtttgaacaacacatggtgggaaatgaacattactcgattgagaagcgtGTTGAAACttttgtagtgcgcgatttgactcacgtagagctttgagtttcttgtgagcgggcagttcaaattcctcgtaaccaatgtgtaataaaaacgttaatatcttcgtttagagtttgtttcattagttttcgttgcgcgaatcgtgttctatgtgaaattctggtgaagaaacatgtgtcagaatgcttaaatttgtaccttgtctagtggtccattcgtaGTTTCccggacaaaagaacgtaactccattccagggttgcaaaattgactcaaacaattcgattttttgcatgaatgtACTTGTACCTGcgaaatttttatccaaaattgttctgatttttacagaatatgatgaaaaatcagagaaagttCCAGTTGGATACGCCCCGGAGTCTGtagttaaaattgcaatttgtgaggggaaatttggcaacgttgaaatgtagttccgTTTTTTCTTGGGGGAACCAACGAACTGTTGGGTATAGATATTCTTCTACGAACCATGAGCGTTTCATCTACTAAATTGGCCATCCAGCGGGTTGGTTATTgtaattcatagacaaagctatagtcAAAGATGACAAAGTGAAAATGGAGTGATGCCACTGGTGTCCTCTTTATgtattgttttgtctatcaatttcaataatcaacggCTCAAaccccatactgccgtgctaaggaaaaacgccgtatgaacctttaggcgttgccaaatttccttttaaaacgcgaattttctggtaaacttatgaatattttcctcccaatttttcagataattttgttcgcagtttcacctaaagattctgaaaattttaaggaaaaatattcataactttccacaaaaatgaacattttatcgaagtaaatttggcaactctcgattgttcatacggcgttcttccttagcacggcagcatagaagCGCCCCCTCTCTCCTTCCTCTATACAGTCCAATCTCGTCATTTTCTAAGTtgagagtaaaaaaattcacctcAGTTTTCATTCCAGAATGAAGAAACAGATAACAAATGTCATAAAAAATCTCGAAACTTGAATGGAGTCGCGACACCTCATTAATATCAGGATCCATTCTTCACAGGCGTATCACCTCAACGGTTATTCACGTGGATGACCTTTGACCTTGTCGACGGAAAATTTAAGTCGATCCGACGTGAAGTCGGATGTCCTCTTGGCCAACTACTGGAGTGAAAACCGGAGGTCCGGGGTTTccgttccagtggcgtggcgtgctgtgcgatatatcgctgttctgccatttaaacctatggtaaagaatcgattactaaggtgttcgctgcgaacaccctaattatcgatccttttccataggtttaaatgacataacaatcgatttatcgcaaagtaagccacgccactgttccgtTCGCATGACTGCCTGATGCCTCTCCAACGACATCGAGAGGGAATTGATGATACCTTTTCTATTAACCGTTGTCAAGTTTATCCCTGGACTGCCGGAACGGTCTTCCAAATCGATAGACAAGCCTGAAGATGCAGAGGATGAGGCGAAAAAGGTAAGGAGGAAGAGGGaggggaaaaagaggaaaagaaagtgAAGGGAAACAGGaagaaaaagacaaagaaagagaaattattCGCATTTTCCTTTTTCCACCCCCACATTTTCTTCCTATtctcctttgttttctttttttatttcattttcttcatgtttttatttttctcccatcatgcttttttctttccttcttcctctccttctttttcttcgtcatttgtcttcttcttcctccccttcttctttttcttcctctgtttCTGCTTCTCTGTCCTCCAATCTCTATATTGTGACCCCATAATTATATACTATTATGTTATGAGCAGTAAAACTGAAGAACTTAAAgttatttaatttgatttgtTTCAATTACCTATGTTTAAAAATCAAGTAGTTTACCGAAACAAGAATTTCGacaaatctgagaattgaacTCATAAAATTCTCTTAAACTATATGAAAAAAGCAGGATTAGACACTTTAAGATGCGGACGGCTCTTAATCTACAGGATCGACGAAACATATATTCTCATCAAGTTGACGACTTTGTATGGCATTCATAATATTTCGTTGAGCGAAGTCTGACAACTCGCGCGCCCGAGCCCCGAATCGACCATTCGACTCATTGGGATGGAAACCATTCGAGGGATTTAGTAATACCGTTCTCTCTGAAATATGGGGATGAAAAATTTGTCCACCCAACAGATTTTCCTCTCCAGTGTAGGACTGTCCGGTGGAAAGTTAATACGTCTTAAAAGCTCGTCTTTGAGGCAGATATTACGGCTCTATCCGTTACGAATTCATCAGGGAATGGAAATATGAGGACAACCGCGATGATCAATGCTGCTGTACTCTGGAAAACTATGCTGCGTCAAGAAGTCTTATGAACATTTACGCGTCGCTATCGTTCTTTCTAAAAACGcgagttttattttcaataaattttgtgaaatttttatatGATACGTTTCAGAGAATTCTGTTCGCAATTAATGTTTTCCactgtttctgaaaatttcgaggaaaaatatccataactttttctcaaattttaacaTTATATCCGATAAAATTCGGCATGGTTTgtatggtcatacggcgttttttgtTAGGATAGCAAAATGGATCAGCTTGCGAAGGGGTATCGGTACCTGACCTGTAGGTATCATACTGGTTGGGCGCATTTACGCATATGATTAATTCTGATGAGGCTCCGGCATTTTaggaatactttttttttttgtgacctTAATGGTCATGGATATAAATCTTATTGTCACGGGAAGTTCAAAAGTACGAATATGTACTTAGATGTTTTTGTGAATATTCCGGTTTTTGTGATTACACGAAGaatagaaaaagagaaaagaaaggtatggatttcaaaaatttggaggggTCCAGAATggtttgaaaaagtttcagtCGGTATTTAAAGACTGAATTAATTATGACATTCTATTTTACATTTAATCACTTCAACGTGACTCCAAAAATCTTactatttcttaaaaattaataaaataaataaataaaaattgccgTAATTTTCATACTCTCAAGGACTCTGGTCCTGTAACCcgaccattttatttttcctttagttTCCATCCCTGTGGCTGTCATTAGCGATGGCTGGATTTGAGCATTTTTGTCTCAAAACTCCGTTTCTTTCGTTTTATCATCCAGCCATCACATATCCTATAACGACCAGACTTGCAACTGATGGCTCCAttgattatagccagccaatcacGCGCAGCCTGGTTGACTCaccaccagtgacgtcagcaagtctatatAAGCGTGGGCTGCCCATTTCTCGAGGTCCTCTCCACTATAGAACCGTGCGTGTTCCATGTAAACCTCGTCAGCCCTTCAGGCATCTCTCAGTGTCACtatttttttgttaaactttCATTACACTTTTTCGATTCTAGTTCAATCCAGTGAGCTCTCTCACTTATTTTCGACTCTTCAGTGCCAACGGGGACACCATCATTCCTCTTGTTGCAACACATACCCTACATCGGCTTATGTTTTTTAAAATCCTAAATTGAGCAAAAGATTACGGCTAGATTTtacttcatcaattttttattcattgtgAGTGATTGAATGAGTGAATTTCTTTATTCCTCGCCTCTGTCTTCCGTTATTTAGACATCGTCACattccggctaaagtatcacaagcgctatgcgacgtttaaaaatttacgccGCCATTTCATATTTAAacagagaaatcgttggtttaatctgttagaaaatttcactgaattttctttgtgctgccgataaaattcagtgaaatattcaaacagattcaatcaacaatgtctctgtaaaaatatgaaatggcggcgtaaatttttaaacgtcgcatgacgcttgtgatattttggccggaaggtgacgacatgagGGTTTTACTTATTGATCTTGGGTTACTGCCTAAttgcttgttttgttttttatcttaCAAACAAAAACCCATACTTAGAATAATGTGTACGTGTGAGCGTATTCTGCTCTTTTTCAGAATAAGGCAAGTGACAAGATTTTTACTGTACATGAATTAGATATCATTAAGAGCTTTCCTCACTATTATGTGGGTAAcgaataaatgaaataaaaaaaaaaatgtcacaggGAAATATAAAGCACCACCACTCGAGCTTTTAAGGCttgagaaaattaattaaaagttgAGACTATGCGAtgaaaaatagaggaaatctCAAGGGCTTACGAGTGTACAATAACTCAACACTCGACCTCTCTTTTTTCACAGCTCAGCACCTTGATTCCTTTAGGAAGAGAAACTGGATTATCACAGTAGTAGGACAATAGGACATGTTTGCAGTAACGTTaggttttttcctaattttgagtTATGGGCTCCGGACGTATACGTCTATCGCTTTAAATGGCAAGAAAGAGGCGTGCTAAGTAAAAGTACATCAATAAGTCTTTTCGGAGCACAACTTTTCATTTCACGCCCTAATACACCTTTTTAAGCCAACAAAAAAAGCGAACGTCCTATTCAAAAATTGTGCGTTCGTTATGACATTTTCATAAAAGGAAGTTCAGTATTCAGTAAGGTTCAccgtttatataaaaaaaagtcacttaaAGATACAAATATGATAATAAATTATTCTGATAATTGTCATTAAAACTGCCATTAAAACGAGACAACTCAATATGCTGCCGTAAAAAAATCGGCGAACAGAGAGGATTTGATATGAAAGACAATTATTTTAATTACCTGAAACCaagcaaacaattttttttattttcatcaaaacgCTGAAATGTTACGTGATGTTTGTTGCGCTGAAATAGCAATTTATGTCACTTTacaaatgttcataaattttccctaaattttattctttcattATCGTTTTTATCAGATTTCTGTTCTAAcagtaaattttctcctatTGCATGTCCATCAAAGAATGATTCTATGCTTTGAACGAGACTAACTTTTCATCAAACCATGGTTAGTTTTAGGCACTTGACTCAGTCAGTAATAGAAAGTCACTCATCAGAGGCAAATCAATTCCACTTGCCAGGAACTTTATAAATTCCGAAAGATAGTACATTATCTACGGGCTGGAGAATAGACATATTCAATTTATATTCCGCAGAGTTATCACTGTTTCGTATtcgttgttttgaaaattgaaacttttctaTTGTTAATGGTTCCAAATTAAAATCACCCGTGATGGGTATATAGTCCTCAGTCAGAATTTTTGAGTTTATATTAATAATTACATCATGCAGTGTCGTTTTCACAGATGAATCAATGTTGGGGATCAGTCCACAAGACTCAATAGATTCATTCCTACACGCTGCTATACCACAAATGGCGATCGTCGCAGTTCCCTCGCCACCGAACGGTCTGTcgccgaaaaatgaaaatagccTGTAGCGTGGTGCCCAGCTATCAAACTTCTTGTTGATACTCCATCGGACAGATGCAGAACTTTCGAAATTTGGTACAGAATAATTCAGCTCAGTCTTGAAAACCACCCCATcgattttttcgtaaatttgatCGGAAGGATACTCGAGGATTTTGGTGCTCATTTTTAACAAGCTATAGTCTCGACTGAATTGTAGTTTTTTCTGAGAGTAACTTTGATTTTTAGAATTAGAGGGTAAATCTCTTTTAACTGGTGGAGGGTAGCTACGTCTCAATGCTTTTGGAGACTCAGACCAGAATGGAACTTTTGCGAAATGAACTTGGGTACCGACTTCGTTCGGCGTAACGGCTACTCGAGCTCCGTTTTTTCCAGCATAAATTCCACTACCTCCGTGTCTTTTTGTATTTAAAGTTGAAGCTAGCAGATTTACATCCATTGTGTAAGACCAACCGGCTTGAACGCCAACAgctaaaatcattgaaaaaacaaattattatCACTTTATATACTTTATTATAACGGGTTTAATAAAACTGATCGTAGCTTAATTTCCGGAGTTTGTTATTGTGGTAATTGCAGTTTGTTGGAAATTATCGTAAATCTAATCTCAAAGACTTAAACGGGAAGATGTAAATGatttaatgataaaaaactAAACAATCTGCTTTGGTTGCTTTGGTCCTTTTGCCTTTTATTCCGGGGCGAACtaaagaaacattaaaaaatcagttcagTTTACAAGAGAAGGATCATTTCTTCTCTGATAATTTCTCCGAATGGCaataagcagggccggattcacctacttatcgcccatgggccgcctgtattttgccgcccccttctcattcgttttgaaactcgataaaaaccatcaaaagaacgtgccagcgggggaggggtgcataagacgcatttactcgtgttgaacacattttttgggaaagccctgccaacactactagcaaaagttcacggagctttgcgtgaaagttaagtttcgtaaacctatctctgtgtggacaaggccttatgtttggcgcaaagcgtgaagtattcagacagtcttgtaggcgctatgcgtttcacgcggaccgctgctgaacgcactgtgttggatgcaatgcgtgaagtattcacgcagtcttgtaggcgctatgcgtctcacgctgaccgcactatgtttggcgcaatgcgtgaagtattcatgcattcttgtaggcgctatccgtttcacgctgaccgcaatgaccgcactgtgtttgatgcaatgcgagaagtattcatgcagtcttgtaggcgctaatatgtgttacatgccgatcgccgcgccgagggcttctccctttcatctcaagtcctcgttatcatttctctctaagtcgcgcccgttccaggccaaattgcgtgtttggtttccgacttaactcgactaatttatTGAAGgcactgtctcttgtatcactcagatacgacaaaattaaaaattactatactctcagtgaatgagagattttgtcgccttttctcgtttgtaattttttttatacctacacttaaaaaaattgcaaattttttccgccccttagatttgacgccatgggccgcggcctatgtggccaaccccttaatccggccctggcaatGAGTGAGAACGAACCTGATGGTACGCAAAaagaattttgccaaaaatgtaCCAAATTTACTTCTTTGGTACCACATCCCGATTAATGGTTACTATAGGGAGGGGTAAAATTTGTGCTTACCGTACAGGAATGGCAATTTTGAGTACCATGCAGACGTGAAGATAATATCCTTTACATGTGTTTCTTGTAACAATCGAATAGCAGGGTCCTCAAAAAGGATGTCAAAACAAATAAGCATACCGAAAGTAACACCAAAATCTGTTTTGAAAGTGCTAATTTCTG belongs to Bemisia tabaci chromosome 6, PGI_BMITA_v3 and includes:
- the LOC109036928 gene encoding vanin-like protein 2 encodes the protein MTFLLCCKSTKDMKRPCIISILALIVVITLSIVIFSGIDEENSGPKEYFAAVVEYHTVGEDDRISLRDLMLKNVDEYELLIKNASRLNVDIIVFPEAGLTGIYFNRSRLYLSANLVDVPSPHQHVTPWKLPRGASHEVLRRISHAAHLNKIYVVINLLEKFNCSLQSDCPVDEFLFYNTNVVFDRQGLIIARYRKSHLFREPEFSAPRPTEISTFKTDFGVTFGMLICFDILFEDPAIRLLQETHVKDIIFTSAWYSKLPFLYAVGVQAGWSYTMDVNLLASTLNTKRHGGSGIYAGKNGARVAVTPNEVGTQVHFAKVPFWSESPKALRRSYPPPVKRDLPSNSKNQSYSQKKLQFSRDYSLLKMSTKILEYPSDQIYEKIDGVVFKTELNYSVPNFESSASVRWSINKKFDSWAPRYRLFSFFGDRPFGGEGTATIAICGIAACRNESIESCGLIPNIDSSVKTTLHDVIININSKILTEDYIPITGDFNLEPLTIEKFQFSKQRIRNSDNSAEYKLNMSILQPVDNVLSFGIYKVPGKWN